A genome region from Candidatus Rokuibacteriota bacterium includes the following:
- a CDS encoding acyl-CoA synthetase, protein MGKRKKIAVRARSQAKSKGGAAKRTTPSGERHAGPGGLFAGLIPDTANFAPLTPVSFLPRTAAIHPDRVAVIHGARRYSYRQFYDRARRLASALARRGIRAGDTVSVMLPNVPAMVEVHFGVPMLGAVLNTINTRLDAATVAFILKHGEAKALIIDREFAAQVGPALAQLKRQPLVIDVDDELYSGPGERLGKIEYEDFIAAGDPNFDWTPPADESSAIALNYTSGTTGNPKGVVYHHRGTFLEAVGNIMAWPMPPRPVYLWTLPMFHCNGWCFPWSVVAMGGTHVCLRKVDPALIFSMIAEHDVTHMCCAPTVLNMLVSAPAEQRRAFDQVVDIQTGGSPPPAKVIKSMEELGFRVTHIYGMTELQGPSTLCVPQDGWVDLPLEERAALIARQGVRYPVVEGHMVADPKTLKPVPRDGKTIGEIMVRGNTVMLGYLKSPKVTAQTFRGGWMHTGDLAVEHPDGYIEIKDRAKDIIISGGENISSVEVEIALYKHPAVQLAAVVARPDEKWGETPCAFVQLRPGTAATADEIINFCREQLAHYKAPKSVVFGPLPTTATGKIQKFVLRERARAE, encoded by the coding sequence ATGGGCAAGCGCAAGAAGATAGCAGTCCGTGCGCGATCGCAGGCCAAATCCAAAGGCGGTGCAGCCAAACGGACAACCCCGTCCGGCGAACGTCACGCCGGCCCGGGCGGCTTATTTGCGGGCCTGATACCTGACACGGCGAATTTTGCGCCGCTGACTCCGGTGTCGTTCCTGCCGCGAACCGCTGCGATTCACCCCGACCGTGTCGCCGTCATCCACGGCGCGCGGCGATACAGCTATCGTCAATTCTACGATCGCGCGCGGCGGCTGGCGTCGGCCCTGGCGCGGCGCGGTATCCGCGCCGGTGACACCGTTTCGGTGATGCTGCCCAACGTGCCGGCGATGGTCGAGGTGCATTTCGGCGTGCCGATGTTGGGGGCGGTGCTCAACACCATCAATACGCGGCTCGACGCGGCAACCGTCGCCTTTATCCTCAAGCACGGCGAGGCCAAGGCGCTGATCATCGACCGCGAATTCGCCGCCCAGGTCGGGCCCGCCTTGGCGCAGCTGAAGCGGCAGCCGCTGGTCATCGATGTCGACGACGAGCTTTACTCGGGACCGGGTGAGCGGCTTGGCAAGATCGAATACGAAGATTTTATTGCCGCCGGCGATCCGAATTTCGACTGGACGCCGCCGGCCGACGAGAGCAGCGCCATCGCGCTGAACTACACATCGGGCACCACCGGCAACCCCAAGGGCGTGGTCTACCACCACCGCGGCACATTCCTGGAAGCGGTCGGCAACATCATGGCTTGGCCGATGCCGCCGCGCCCGGTCTATCTGTGGACGCTGCCGATGTTTCACTGCAACGGCTGGTGCTTCCCGTGGTCGGTCGTTGCGATGGGTGGCACGCATGTCTGCCTGCGCAAGGTCGATCCGGCGCTGATCTTCTCGATGATCGCCGAGCACGACGTGACGCATATGTGCTGCGCGCCCACGGTGCTCAACATGCTGGTCAGCGCGCCAGCGGAACAAAGACGTGCTTTCGACCAAGTCGTCGATATCCAGACCGGAGGGTCGCCGCCGCCAGCCAAGGTGATCAAGAGCATGGAGGAACTCGGATTCCGCGTGACGCACATCTACGGCATGACCGAATTGCAGGGCCCTTCGACGCTGTGCGTGCCGCAGGATGGCTGGGTTGATCTGCCTCTCGAGGAGCGTGCGGCGCTGATCGCACGCCAGGGTGTGCGTTATCCGGTGGTGGAGGGACATATGGTCGCCGACCCCAAGACGCTCAAACCCGTGCCACGCGACGGCAAAACCATCGGCGAAATTATGGTGCGCGGCAACACCGTCATGCTCGGTTATCTGAAGAGCCCGAAGGTCACCGCGCAGACGTTCCGTGGCGGCTGGATGCATACCGGCGACCTCGCCGTCGAGCACCCGGACGGCTATATCGAGATCAAGGACCGCGCCAAGGACATCATTATTTCCGGTGGCGAAAACATCTCAAGCGTGGAGGTCGAGATCGCGCTCTACAAGCACCCCGCCGTGCAGCTCGCTGCCGTGGTGGCGCGACCCGATGAGAAATGGGGCGAGACGCCGTGCGCCTTCGTGCAGCTCAGGCCAGGGACGGCGGCGACCGCCGACGAGATCATCAATTTCTGCCGCGAACAACTGGCGCACTACAAAGCGCCGAAGTCGGTCGTATTCGGACCATTGCCAACCACCGCCACCGGCAAGATTCAGAAGTTTGTGTTGCGCGAGCGGGCGCGCGCTGAATGA